The DNA sequence tattattgcagAACTTTCCCCCGCCTCTGGATGTGATTTCATTTGCAGTTGCTATGGAGAAGATCAGAGAGCAATTTTCCAGGCTCCAAATAGCAAAGCGGAGTGCTTTAACGGAAGACCCAACTTACTTATTGGATATTGATAtttcaaaaggagaaggaagccaTTTGGTGGCTGTTTCCTGTTCCAATCAATCGATCAGAGTTTACAACAGAGAGACATTAAGTTTGCTACGGGAATATAGTAACCATCCAGGATTGCTCAGTGGTGTCCGGTTTGCACATGCATGCAAAGATGTCTTGTTTTCAGCCAGTAGTGATGGAACAGTAAAATGCTGGGATACGCGTTCAGGTTCTTTAGAGCCTGTACAGTTGTTTTGTGGCTATCCTTCCAATGTCTTCATCAGTTTTGATATAAGCTGTAATGACCTCATACTGTGTGCTGGCACAGAGAAAGTGGAAGAAGATGCATTCATTGTATTCTGGGATGCCAGGGGCTGCACTAATAGTGCCTCTTCCAGCAAAGCACCCTTGGGGGTCTATTCAGAATCCCACAATGATGATATTACTAAAATAGGTTGTCATCCCAGCAAACCAAACCTTGTGGTTTCAGGGTCAACCGATGGATTGGTGAACGTGTTCGATATAAACAAGGACAATGAAGAGGATGCATTGATTTCAACTTGCAACTCGGATTCGTCAATAAATTTTATTGGATGGTCTGGAAAAGATTACCAACAGATTTACTGCATGACCCATGATGAAGGGTTTTGTTGGTGGGACCTTACCCAGCTGGATACTGAGGAGCCAATTACATTATTGCGTATTCCAGATGCCAGGGAAGTCGTCAGCATAAAAAATAACAAACTGGATTACTTAATTGGTGGTCTGTATCTTGAAAAGTCAGACAACTTGATTGTGGTTGGAGGGATGTTGTCAGGAAACATCTGTCTCCTGGAATCCTGTATCAAAGGTCTAAATCCTCTGGGGGTCATTCAGGGTGGACACTCTGCTACTGTCCGCTCTTTCTACTGGAACATGGCGGATGATTCTTTGTTGACTGGTGGAGAGGATGCACAGTTGTTGCTGTGGAAACCAGGAGCTGTGGGAAAAGCATTTGGAAAGAAGACTTCGATGAAAATCACTTCCTCTGTTCATCAGCGAGTGAGAGTTCACCAAAAACACTTCAAAAGCAAGACAAAATAATCATTATAAAGAAGTGGGGCTGAGAGACATCCATTTCTAAGTGTTTCGAGAGCAGCCTTCCCCAAGTGGTTTGTAATTCACATTACattgactggggatgatgggagttgtggaaTAACGGAGGATGCCAACTTGGGGAAGGCTGCAACAGAAATGACACAGTCTTTTACTGCCTTATAGATGCAgtgaatttattatggcatacgtTTTTGTGGACTAGTGTCCATTTGATTGTTCTATTTAGTCTCTGAAATGCAGTGGGCAGCAGATTTTTCCTGCTGTTTCCATTTATTTACCATACATGCTTATGGATGTGAATTTGGAGAAGAAAAGGGTAGGGCACATTTGGATATACAAAAGTCTAGGGGTGGAAATTGACAAGGCAGATGTGTGTACACAGCTGGAGTTACAGACTTTTTTGGtaatttccaggcaaggtacaattAGATTCTGGACAAGGTACAAaatgttattatctttaaagccctacatggtttggatctGGGTTAGCTACAGGattacctcctcccatataatctaccgtatatactcagatcctctggggaaCATTGACTCCAGTCAGCCAgcactaggttggcaactgttagccagaggaccttttcttcagctaccccaagattgtggaatgacctgccagaagagattcaacagctgaatacactgtctgaattgaAAACATCTCTGAACACcaatctctttcagcaggcttattacaattaaaaagattacaatctaacacTCTAAAAAAGGGGaagactaaaaattagcaacaaaataatattcttagtaTTGCCCAAGGCTTTATGGCCCACGCTGAGTTGGTCCGGGGCTGGAGGGGGGATAAGATGTTAAAAGGGCTCCCTCGCTCGTCCTACATTCTCCTCCTGGCATGTCTATTCTCCTGGCATGCGTAGGGATGGGAAGCAAATTGTGATTGATCTTGAGTTTGTTGAGCTCAGCAAGGCTTGAGTTGGGTGAGGGACAGATGTCACTTGTTACCGCCTTATATGCTCCCCGGGGCAAATGCTGAGGCACGGGGAGGAGCAAACAGTCCCCAGTCTTCAAGGAGCCCAGTCATTTTAAATGTGCATCTTTCTAATATGTAACTGTGTTACTTGTCATTTTAAACTGAGGTGTATTTTAACTGAGgcctttctttttaataaagtAATTTTATTGTAGAAGATCAATCAAGACAATATTCATGAATTAAATAAGAACAAACTTGGTGATTCCACCAACAAacaacagtacaacaacaacaacaaaaactgtagAAGCTGTGTTTCAAAGGCCAAAGAAAAAGTTAGAAGGAGAAATTAGAGGTCTTTTATTACTGTCTTAGAGTACGATTCCTTTATGAAACCTCTTGTATAATGTCTTTCCAGAAACCCAAGTGATGAGCTGGTGGGTTGGGatgtttggtgttgttgttaacatAGTCTAGGAAAGGGAACTAGGTCATTTACAAAATGTCTTGTTTTTTAGAACTTTTGATTTTGCAACCAACCTTTCCACTAACAGTACATCCCATTCACAATGCCACCAGTTTTCTATGGAGAAATTCCCATTAACAgatgtcttttaactgatgttggtTATCTGtttgcctcgatccatggggagaggctagtgagaaataataataataataataataataataataataataaggtgtggGTGTGTGACCAATTGATACTAAATTTGAACGTAAATTGAAAACCTTAAAGCTTTCTTAGAAATGCTCCTTCCTGCTTGTGTTCCAGCGTCTAAAACTTGAGGGCCCTTTGATATTTTTGTCACTTCACATCAGTTATGTCCTAGCATTGGTGATTGCTGCATGTGTCCATATTCGGTTAAAGCTTGCAGAAGGAGAGTTAGACATGCAACATGTGGTGTTATTGGGCATGCACACAAGGATACGCATTGAAGCATTatagttgtgcatttcacatttgtttgcGTGTTCATTTGCATGGTTTGGGAATTCATTAATGCACACCGGTCGCTCAGAAGGGAAGGTAACACTTTTTCAAGGATTTTGGCCACAGTTGAGTTTCAGTGTTGAAAAGCCCATAGCTGTCATCCACAGCATAATAGGCAGTAATTGGAATACATTCCACAGAATGgcattgatgttgttgtgtgccttcaagtatggtgaccttaaggcgaacctatcatagggttttcttggcaagcttcttcagatagggtttgccattgccattctctgaggcttagagcatgtgacttgtctaatgtcacccagtgggtttccatggcagagccaggattcaaatcctgatcccCCAGTGtcctcgtccaacactcaaaccactacaccatgctgtccctGAGCAACTTAATTTAAGTGACAGTACTCAAATTCACTATCAGTACTCAGAATCCCATCAGTCCCACCCAACATGGCAGGAAGGTTAGGCATGATGGGAGGTGTCACAGGTTCACAACATGTCACTGATGGTTCACTAGAGCATAGGTCTATTTCAGTGAACATTCAGACTGTAAATGTCATGTTAGCActcatttaacaattaaaaaaagaaatagcaagTAAAGTTTGATTGATATTTTATCTGGCCCTTTTATGCTAGTGATGTTCTCCTTTCTCTATTCAGAATTCACCTTGATTGAAAAATAGAACTAAAACCTGTAGCCATTTAAAAAGCTGACAAGTCAAACAGATGGGGCTGTTTCAATTGGTCCAGCATGTAATGGACTTTGATACCACCGTGTTCTTGACAAGCAGCGAAAGCAAGTATGCGATGCGTATGGCACTAGCAGAGTTCATCATACAACCAGAAATCTTCATTCTACAAAGATGTCACCGCGTGGGTAAGAAATGAGAAATGTCATCTAATTCCACCCACTCCCTTGCAGAAATACACATTCCTTAATTACAGATAAATGGAGGTTAAAAATCATtgtaaaacctattattataagTTATTGTAAAACACGTTAAATATAACAGAAGCAGCAAGAGGTTTCTTAATTTGCTCAGCCCTGCTGCCTTTTTATTTCCTGAGAGctgtttctcccttttctttgacattgctttaaaaagGGCACTCCCATCAAAATAGGGATACAAGGTGGAGTAAATAAGCCGCATCCACCTGTCATTTCTTCACCCTATCTCCAAATTCTGTGAAACCTAATCTCTCATTTGGTTTGTAGCAAATTGTTCAAATTGATTTTCAACAGATGAATGAAGTTCTTAAGTGGATTTGAgattggtatttatttatttaagctttGTAAAAACCACCCTTCATAATCCAGATAAAAACTACTCCAAAAACCTAACGAAGCAAAGAGGAAACAACAGTTAAGACAGAATCAGCTAAACAAAATGCTTtggcaaacaattttttttttttttgagctagTTCAGTCTTGGTGCCATTCGTGCCAAATTGGAAGAATTATTTTGGGCagggaactacaattcccaatcccccaggcagcatgaTCATGTTGGCTGGAAAATCCTGGACACTGTACTCTCCAAGTAATTTTTTTGAGCTGGCACTCAACACTGAAAGCTCTGCTCAGAAAATCTTTGTTTGCCAAGGCATTTTGTTTGTAACCTTTCCATGCCTTGAACGGCAGATCAGAAGGTCCTTTCCCTTGCTGACACAGAATATATTCAATATATTTGGAGAAGAACTTCCTCTGAGGATCTTAAGTCACCAGTAAAGCTGGTATATCAAGCCATTTTagaactttaaagaaaatattcagaggtagctgtgttagccatttaacaaatacaaacaaaaatccatccgtgatacctttattgacctgtcaaaatcacaatatacttgttgcaagctttcaaaactccatgggctttttcatcaggcaagatgttacaaattaGACAGGAgacaaaaaaacaataaaaaaattggagatgttagatgcctgcatgttgtttcagtccttagtaaagatgttatgatggggagaaTATCTTTTGCAGgtggactcctcctcctcctcctggccatgccAATAGGGAGTTTTTCAAAGTCGAGGAAATTTGAAGTCTATTTGCATCGCAACAGGGACCACTCTGCTCCAGTAACTTGAATTGGGCTCAGAAGTAAATAGGCCACCAACTCCCTAATTTTAGAATAACAAAATCCTAGGATGCTAGAACTGGAGGAGAccccatgggccatccagtctaaccccattctgacatgcaggaatacacaaagcattcccgacagatggccatccagcttctgcttattATTAAAAACCACCCCTCTCCGAGGCAACAACATAttccgctgttgaacagctcttgccatcaggacgttcttcctaatgtttaggtgggatgtcttttcctatagcttgaacccattgctccatgtcctggtctctggagttagagaaaacaagcttgctccatcttcaatatggtaTCCTTTCAAAtaccttttaatcttctcttctcctggctaaacatacccagctccccaagtcactCCTCCTAGGGAatagtttctagacctttcaccattctggtcatcctcctcctctggacacactccagcttttcaacatcctttttgattttttgaccagaattggacacagtattccaggtgaggtctgaccaaagcagaagggAGTGGTACTTTGACTTccttcaatctagacactacCATCCTCTTGATGCAGGTCATCATATACCTGACCTTGTTTACTGTGGAAATGCTCCCTTCCTGTGATCTTAGAATATGGTTGGAAGCAAGTTGCCTATGGCCTACAGTACCCTGTGCTTTGTGCAGAATTTTCCTAGTGGTAAATCATTCACAGCAAGGCCCATCCTATAAGGCTTTGCAAGGGCTTCTTACCCAACAGACAGGCAGAACAAAATCTGGAATAATCTTTCAGCTCTAAGATCAAGGTATTGTCATCCATTTATGGAAGAATTAATTTGCTAGGTTATTTTCAGATTTAGCATGAGTTCGCTATCAAACCCAAGTTGAGTCCAGTTTCTTTATTGTTTGTTTCTTGGATTTCTGTTCTTTCTTCCCCAAAGGGGACTCAATGCCAGTCCAACATCAGgtggagtaaaaataaaaatcaagacgaCAAAGACCAGAGAAGTTACAGGAAGATGCTTCTACCGGCAACTTGCTATACCAAAAACCAGATGTTGGGTTTTCTGTgaatatgggagttgtagtgcaatatTCTAATTACAAACCAACCAGTCCTCAAACTGGGCTCTtttacaggtttttaaacaggctggttGGCCATCCATTGGGGGTGCTTAgactgtgtattccttcatggcaggagattggattggatggcctttgaggtctttTCTAACTCTGTGGTTCTGTGTCCAAAGAAGGGACACCAAGATGatcagaggtctggaaaccatacatGAAGATGAATtggggatctgggtatgtttagcttggaaaagaaaagactgaGTTGTGACATGAGAGCTATCTCCAGATATCTGGAGGGATGtcatggagcaaacttgttttctgctgctccagaaactaaaaTACAAACCTAtgaattcaaatgacaagaaaagggattctacCTAAATGCTAGGAAGATGGTAAGAGCTGTGGTAGGGTCTCTTGGAGTTTTTTAAGCGGAGGGTGGATGgcatctgttgggtgtgcttgGATTGCGTATTCCTTCATGTAAAGATTGTCTTGTGGAGATTCTTCAACCTTCCTAGACCTTATAATGATATTAAACCATCAGGCAGGTAGGTTTCATGTTTATACTGGGAGATAAGTCTATTTCCCTAGATTATCTTAACTTCTTACAGCCCCGATACCTCCCATGTTGCAGGATTTGCTAATCAGCAGTGGAGTAATGAGCTTCTTCAATTGATTTGATATCACCTTAACATGGTGATACGGAAAGCAAACAAAACCTCAAACAAGTGTGAACTTCTCTTGAGACTGAAGTGCAATATTCTAGAAGGAGAGGATTTCTAATCAGTATTGAAGCTGCGACAGTAGCTTCTGTGAATCAGGCAGACCCCCAAACAAGATGAATAAAGCTGCCATTTCATTACAGAATTTATTGTCATGGTCAACACACAGCTGAAGTGATAGATCTGGATTTGGAATGATCTAGGTATGAGTCCCCACCAAGCAACCTTGGGTCAGTCTCTCTATCCTTCTGTTCTTGGGCTGCCCTACCTCGCAGAGCTGTTGTGAGGAGAAAGTGAGAAGCAGAAACATCATGGCCTTTACCTGGAGCTCCTTGGAGAGAAGCTGACACAACTGTGactaacataaataaaaacatgattgAATCTTATAGTCTTGCTTTTCCATATACAAgcctttttagtttttaaaaaaccccactgaATATTTTTCATTTGTTCAGCTTTTCAACAATGTGACTCTGAAGAGGTTTCAATATGGGGATATGCTGCAAGACTTGTTGATATACTTCGGGAATGTTACATGCACACATGCTAATCCTCCCATCCTCCTTCCCAGTTTCAGCTGTATGTGAAACTTGTACCAATACCtggaaaaccaaaacaaactgtATAAATATTCAAGACGCTATATCAGTGATAAAGAACTATGCCCCCAACCCTTAAAATTCTCTATCACAGTTTACATTACATAACTTCACATATACTTAGAtatgtagcagaggtgctaaggaaGCCAGTTAGAGAATCGCAAAGATGCATAATGGGATGCTGGCTTTACTGGTGTGCATCAGCACTCCTTCGCAAGTGTCCTGTTGTACATTGGTCTCAATGGGCAACAGACATTTGCTGGCTCTCCTATGTGGCAATGTAACAGCAGCTCTTTGCTGAATATGAATGTTGCAAAACTGGTCAAGTCTGTTTCCTACAAACGGTAAGTCCTTGAGTGAATTCAGCCCTTGTGTATAACTGAAGACTAGAAGAACAATTCTGCTTGAGAGGAAATAAAAAGATACCTGTGGTATTCAGTTGCAGGAGGGTTTAAAGACGGGATTCTCCCAAGGATTCAAACTCGATAGTAGAGGATTAACTGAAACTGTCCCAGACAAATCAGTTGGAGGATAGGCCATGAGACAAAGGGTGAGTGTGTTGGAAGTAACACTTCAACACACTCTCTGCAGAAGGTGCTATGGGACTATGGATTCCCCAAGAAATCAGATGTGGAGCAAAAAGCTCAATAGCATGTCCTGTGCGTCTGTGAATAAATctcacactgcaaaaatacatAAAGCCTCCAGCCTACAGATACTAAACACGGATTAGCCACTGGAGTTCTCATGGCTCAGAGgtgagagaaaatgaatattacTTGTTCAGAGCTACTGTATACAAATGCAACTCAAACTGATTACTGAGGCCATGCAAATAAACTAAGGACTGAATAAcaacattaattttatttaaaaaacgcCTGCGGTGAATTGCAAAAGCTCGATTGTGGTTATAAAGCCACTGTGCTTATAGAAAAGCACGTGGAAGACCCATTAACTGTAAGTGTTGTACAAGGAGAGAGCTGGATACtcagcctcttgtcctaaatctGTCAGAGCTTTCATGTCTATATCATGATCTGGGAATAATAAAACAAATCTGAACCATGTATTATTAGAAGAAGGCAAAGTTCATGGCCTGATTTACAACAAAAAGGCAAACTTTGCCTGGATTTGAGGGATATGCTGACCCCACTAACAGATCAGAATAGTTATTTTCTGGATTATAACCCAGGATAATCCCtcaaccagcatgaccagtggtcaTGGTGGctgtgggatttggggagctCTATTCAAAAAgaggtaaattttccaagctctgatcccaCTGAAACACATCCTTAGACGACAGTTATCTGTGCTAAATATTTGTTTATGTCTAAGCTTCTCAGACCTTTCTAAACAAAGGGTGTTTTCCTAAGGCGCTTTTCCTCCTTTCATCAAAAGAGGATATCTTATCAGTTCAGGCCATAATAATTCTGATTTAAGGAAACAACCAGGCCTATGGAAGAAACAACCGGTTTTCCTTTAAATTCTTTGCTCTTTTAATCTGCCTGAACCAATGCTAAAGTAACTGTTGGAGGAAGAGGCTTCCAGTTTACCCAGAGATAAAACAAGATTGTTGTAGCTAGGCTCTTTTTACTCAAGACACCTTCACGTTTGTTTATATGTGCCTtacttcacagggttttcttaggcaaggaatactcagaggtggctttgcgaGGTCCTTCCGCTGAAATAGTAACCTACATTATTCACTGGCATTCTCCCATCCCAGCATTAAGTAGGACTGACCCtatttggcttccaagatcagacaggatctggtgcctttaggatattttagCCAGCTTTATACCTTCTTATACTGTATAATGCAGCTTCTATTTTTCAAGACTAGGCCACCTTTGTCCCCTCAGAGGTTTGTGTACAGAATCACAAACAAATGTCAGCGAAATATTGGTGAATTTTCCTTGTTAGTAGAAGGAAGCACATTTAAAATTTCCAGTGATCCAGGCCTCTGAATCTTGGACGGTGCACCTTccccttaaaaaataaataaaataaagcatgataataataatcctaNNNNNNNNNNaataataataataataataataataataataataataataataataataataataatataaccccACAACATCCATACAGGTTTTGGTCAAAAATGGCCAATagcactctccaagggaatgtttGGGCATTTTGCTCAATACCTGCCTCCTAGCCCTCACTTGTTTTAAGTTTGTGGGAACCTTTTCCCAAAACTAGAAGTGAGCTATAACAGATTTATAACTATTTTCCCCTTTGGTTTTTAGGTAAAAATAAAGTGTAAAAGCAAAATTATTGGCAGTTAGGGCATTATCTACATAGTACTCTAATATAAAATCATCTTCCACAAGATAAGAGAAGTCTTTGATAAATATTGCTGCATATGTCCCatagcctccaactgtcctgatttgacagggataaccctgattaatcctctgttgtcccactttagcaattgttattaaaatgtcccagttttttcccctcccactttccccttttgtcctcagcttacttcaaatgctgcaaattgagttcgaAGGGCAAATGGAGTCTGAATTACATTAActcaggaaaggaaagaagaaagggaaacgtggaaccttgtccttcccaggaggctcaagcaaaagcaaactatcGCAGCCTCTCttttgcttgtttgttcttcctcataaataacttttgGCATCTTAGCTACACTCTGATGCTTCTTGGATGGACGTGTTCCAATTtgcatctatgaaatgttggtgggCATGGTATCCCCGATTTGGATAGAAAATAGACCATGCCATGTGGTacaaatatcacattttaccatTAGCTAGTTTAGACTGATGCGTCAATTTATCTGCTGCAACTATTTGTCACAGCTTAGAGTACCAAAAAATTGAATATTAGAAGTgctgaggttgtttttttttttactattaccTCCTTCCCTATGAGCTGCCATTAGCATAAACACTATTCATTCTGCTTAATTCATTTTGTCACTCCCAAATTATTAATAGCGCCAATGCCACTATAACTTGTTTCATGAATAATGCCTGACATTTCTACAAACACCATTTGGTAAGATTGTTAacagatcattttaaaaatatgctcatttctttctggttttaaaaggcagtgtgatgtcctgccaggactgattgaaactttcccctgcattttctttcacattggttcaggccttagattattttagtgtagaaaagtcaTTGTATTAGTTTATAggaggagctgtaggtttcccTTGCatcatttccaggtttggtttgccctttcccaacaTGCTCTGCTGTAGCTGGAAGCCTTTAGTtggggagcagtctttgctgagagcaggcagagagctgtctttttggtggcaagcaggcccagacagccggaaagggcatttcttacacctcagccaaattagttaccaaactcagccaaattagttaccaactcAGCCGAATTAGTTACcaaactcagccaaattagttaccaactcagccgaatcagttaccatcagcaagaaaatagagGAATTTAGGAgttgaaagaccctgcaccagctccattgagtgaggagagcaaactacaTCGGACCCAGAAAGATGTCGTCTGGAAGaaagctgaaactgtaaagtatcttttgtttagagctggggaggagaagaccttttctttttgtcctttaaattaaatttctcccttttaaactttaaattcagcttcagatccttttttgggtatcacagtttgttcgcaccagggtactggcgttgcacacccaaacctgccaccacctttagttgggtgtgtcttcatagGCAGGATTATCTTTTATTGatcagctcttactctcaggaagttcttcctaatgtttaagtggaatcctttttcctgtaatttgaatccattgctcctcatctctagagcaacagaaaacaagcttgctccttccatatgccatcctttcaaatatttaaacatggctattttgtcaccccttaaccctctcttctccaagtGAAATGTACCCATGTCCCGAAACTGCTCCTTATATAGCATGGTTGcagccctttcaccattttggtcacccatcCCAGCCAAGTTCCAgtttgtccatatccttcttattttatttatttataggatttatataacatctttcttccaaaatggattcaaggcagcttgaattgcccagaactggacacaatattccaggtgacgcctgaccaaagcagaaaagagtggcactattacttcctttgatctagacactatactcctattgatgcagcctagaatcacattggtcgTTGTAGCTGCTGCATCGTACCGTTGACCCATGATCTCGGGAAAGAGAggtggggcagaatcttgcccttcccagaggccccaggcaaaggcaaactgctgcatcctttcCTTGCTTGTGtcttcatcctcattaataacttccaGTATATTGACCACTTAGATGTTGCTTGTACACTCAGATGTTGCTAGGCCACAGGTTTGCATCTGTGCAATATTGAAGGGTATATACCTGTTTTCTAGTCAACACCCAGAGTTTCATTCAGTTTGCAAACTCCATCTTGGGAATGAATTTATCTGCTGCACATGTCATGACTGTAACATGTGGCTTATGTTTCTTCCCATCCTTACCCTGCTTTTGCTTACAAAATAGCCTGAGTTCTGGAGACCTCAAATGCTTGCACATTTTGCAGGCATTTATAGTGGTCCTAACAGACAAATGAAACActgtagattttatttttattca is a window from the Sceloporus undulatus isolate JIND9_A2432 ecotype Alabama chromosome 1, SceUnd_v1.1, whole genome shotgun sequence genome containing:
- the WDR89 gene encoding WD repeat-containing protein 89 gives rise to the protein MEKIREQFSRLQIAKRSALTEDPTYLLDIDISKGEGSHLVAVSCSNQSIRVYNRETLSLLREYSNHPGLLSGVRFAHACKDVLFSASSDGTVKCWDTRSGSLEPVQLFCGYPSNVFISFDISCNDLILCAGTEKVEEDAFIVFWDARGCTNSASSSKAPLGVYSESHNDDITKIGCHPSKPNLVVSGSTDGLVNVFDINKDNEEDALISTCNSDSSINFIGWSGKDYQQIYCMTHDEGFCWWDLTQLDTEEPITLLRIPDAREVVSIKNNKLDYLIGGLYLEKSDNLIVVGGMLSGNICLLESCIKGLNPLGVIQGGHSATVRSFYWNMADDSLLTGGEDAQLLLWKPGAVGKAFGKKTSMKITSSVHQRVRVHQKHFKSKTK